In Palaemon carinicauda isolate YSFRI2023 chromosome 21, ASM3689809v2, whole genome shotgun sequence, the following proteins share a genomic window:
- the LOC137614693 gene encoding ionotropic receptor 21a-like → MLKGGSYDKLVILWLFIFVIEVGGQVVEKRETNNFPNFMTAETGSDKHSNGKGLSSDEEGKILLQDTLAINSDYSWTGHQENSGQKVFNDTLLVGISELRKSDRLTISHVRKCLSLHEQRETEYKDPSTAAVKSILDSLHLLKKRCSLTIFSDEGARETAGRMERVLRDRPLKIYELKKDILERKSTWARTLCDCYMFFLKEFVNFKSHASVSHYHKSIHDPNPLPLWNYHAYHLVILPNHHNMSMGPLDILSLYNFQKTVRVVVLQPKDDHVLTWSHQLYKPGSGLRYLGSWEKGIFHERHQQFFKTDEENFEGAPLRVATFDHPPSVVYEHDEDHNIISRLGVDMQIVKRLAQAMNFTPEYLEIPYKELWGYELPNGTWTGLVGKVFYEQADIGACNVFLELHRWKMVDYSVPYNFERGCFVAPSPKPLLNWKSPVMPFAWDTWTFIAVSLLTGGFLLYLVATLSINRESREFLSFSYDYLYIMAALTMRSSFIVPSHTPLRIYIGFAGIFCLILSTAYSANLVAFLSVTQMSAPIDTMKDLSASGLRIGGVAFWKTQFTASIDPVVQKFANVLESNVDLSSLFDRVEAGEFALIENKQYLEVQAGARYTYGSRTTIRIVGECLLPYSIGLAFQKNSPLKQVFDGVILRLFESGVVIKWQKEVVDYFRLQYKEKRQQQKAGEGEISRGSKPLNLEQLQGVFYVLGLGYLLSALILLAEIVPTFL, encoded by the exons ATGTTGAAAGGAGGGTCCTACGACAAGCTGGTAATCCTGTGGCTCTTTATATTTGTCATTGAAGTTGGCGGTCAAGTTGTGGAGAAAAGAGAGACTAATAATTTCCCCAATTTTATGACTGCCGAGACAGGATCAGACAAACACTCCAATGGCAAAGGCCTTTCTAGCGACGAAGAAGGAAAGATATTACTGCAGGACACACTTGCCATAAATTCAGATTACAGCTGGACTGGGCACCAAGAAAATTCAGGACAAAAGGTCTTTAATGACACTTTACTTGTGGGGATAAGTGAACTGAGGAAAAGTGATCGTCTTACGA TTTCTCATGTAAGGAAATGTCTTTCCCTACACGAACAGAGGGAGACGGAATACAAAGATCCCTCCACAGCAGCAGTgaagagcatccttgattctctccATCTATTGAAGAAGAGATGTTCTCTCACCATCTTCTCGGATGAAGGAGCGCGCGAAACAGCTGGAAGGATGGAACGTGTCCTACGAGACAGACCCCTCAAG ATATATGAACTGAAGAAAGACATCCTCGAGAGAAAAAGCACTTGGGCCCGCACCCTCTGCGATTGCTACATGTTTTTTCTGAAGGAGTTTGTCAACTTTAAATCCCATGCGTCTGTCAGTCATTATCACAAATCTATCCACGACCCCAATCCATTGCCCCTTTGGAACTACCATGCATATCACTTGGTCATTTTGCCCAATCACCACAATATGTCCATGGGTCCACTGGATATCTTGTCCCTGTATAACTTCCAAAAGACTGTAAGAGTGGTAGTGCTTCAGCCTAAGGATGACCATGTGCTGACCTGGTCACACCAGCTGTATAAACCAGGTTCAGGTTTGAGATACCTCGGCTCATGGGAAAAAGGAATATTTCATGAGCGTCACCAACAGTTTTTCAAGACGGACGAGGAGAATTTCGAAGGTGCCCCTCTTCGAGTAGCAACATTTGATCACCCTCCAAGTGTCGTCTATGAACACGACGAAGATCACAATATCATCAGCCGCTTGGGTGTCGATATGCAAATTGTGAAGAGGTTAGCCCAGGCCATGAATTTTACCCCAGAATATCTCGAGATCCCTTACAAGGAGCTTTGGGGTTATGAACTTCCCAACGGCACATGGACGGGTCTAGTTGGGAAGGTTTTCTATGAGCAAGCTGATATCGGGGCCTGCAATGTGTTCTTAGAGTTGCATCGTTGGAAAATGGTTGACTACTCCGTGCCTTATAATTTTGAGCGAGGTTGCTTTGTTGCTCCCTCACCGAAGCCTTTACTGAATTGGAAGTCTCCTGTCATGCCCTTTGCCTGGGACACCTGGACTTTTATAGCTGTATCTCTATTGACTGGAGGTTTTCTATTATATCTGGTAGCCACCTTAAGTATAAACCGAGAATCTCGTGAGTTTCTCAGTTTTTCTTATGACTACCTTTACATCATGGCTGCATTGACAATGCGATCTAGTTTCATTGTGCCATCACACACACCGCTGCGGATCTACATTGGTTTCGCCGGAATATTCTGCCTCATCTTGTCTACCGCCTATTCCGCCAATCTCGTGGCGTTTCTGTCCGTCACACAGATGTCAGCACCCATTGATACGATGAAGGACCTATCAGCTAGTGGCCTAAGGATCGGGGGAGTAGCCTTTTGGAAAACCCAGTTCACTGCTTCCATTGACCCCGTTGTCCAAAAATTCGCGAACGTCTTGGAGAGCAACGTGGATTTAAGTTCACTTTTTGATCGGGTGGAAGCAGGTGAATTCGCGTTGATCGAAAACAAGCAGTACCTAGAAGTCCAAGCAGGAGCCCGATACACTTACGGAAGCAGAACGACCATTCGCATCGTCGGAGAGTGTCTCTTGCCCTACAGTATTGGCCTCGCTTTCCAGAAGAATTCTCCTCTGAAACAGGTCTTCGACGGGGTCATCTTGCGACTGTTCGAGTCGGGGGTCGTGATTAAGTGGCAGAAGGAGGTCGTAGATTATTTTAGACTGCAGTACAAGGAGAAAAGGCAACAACAAAAAGCAGGCGAGGGTGAAATATCGAGGGGAAGCAAACCGCTTAACCTGGAACAGCTTCAAGGGGTATTTTACGTTCTGGGTTTAGGATACCTTTTATCGGCACTGATTTTGTTGGCTGAGATCGTTCCTACCTTTCTTTGA